In Nitrospinota bacterium, a genomic segment contains:
- a CDS encoding LytR C-terminal domain-containing protein — protein sequence MIEKYGRTSIFVIIFIFLIGCAPSQEIRRGVEVEPEKSAEETKREAFDKVKARMDRLMARQEELFEKGTKLSKKIDTELERTKEISGYLGEKEEMLTKELVELKEKEKVKEKVEVKVEERAVQIRIGILNGCGKKGMAARLQAFLTDKGFNVQSTGNADNFNYRKSIVYYKEKYREEAIDIAHKIPGWQDIYQMKKEEPDIDISIVIGKDLIKKIK from the coding sequence ATGATAGAGAAATATGGAAGAACCTCAATTTTTGTTATCATTTTTATCTTTTTAATCGGTTGTGCCCCATCTCAAGAAATAAGAAGGGGAGTAGAAGTAGAGCCGGAAAAATCAGCCGAAGAAACCAAGAGAGAAGCGTTTGACAAGGTAAAGGCAAGAATGGATCGTTTGATGGCCAGGCAAGAAGAACTTTTTGAAAAGGGGACAAAGCTCAGCAAAAAGATTGATACTGAACTTGAGCGGACTAAAGAGATTTCTGGATACCTTGGAGAGAAAGAGGAGATGTTAACAAAAGAATTAGTTGAATTAAAAGAAAAAGAAAAAGTAAAAGAAAAAGTAGAAGTAAAAGTAGAGGAGAGGGCAGTTCAGATAAGAATTGGTATTTTAAACGGCTGTGGCAAAAAGGGAATGGCAGCGAGGCTGCAGGCTTTTTTGACGGATAAGGGTTTTAATGTCCAATCAACAGGAAATGCAGACAATTTTAATTACCGAAAGAGCATTGTCTATTACAAAGAGAAATACAGGGAAGAGGCAATCGATATTGCTCATAAGATTCCAGGATGGCAGGATATCTATCAAATGAAGAAAGAAGAACCTGATATCGATATCTCAATCGTCATAGGAAAAGATTTGATAAAAAAGATAAAATAA
- a CDS encoding DnaJ domain-containing protein: MVIRGNKDYYKILGINENASEVEIKKAYRRLAMEYHPDRNPGDKGAEARFKEITEAYGVLIDRTKRREYDQFKKYGFRDQHGQRGFRYSQQDIFRDIFTNPFASEIFRELGREFMKSGFRFDDKFFKRTFFGPKGFFFGGIFFGTFSPFGKTFQYGETKKSFEEIFEEAKIKQGARKSLLNTLFQSLSNKLIRTKTLSSKDIAKKELNISYTLSLTENEAEAGCEKVISYTKKGKREKLSVKIPQGTKEGTKLRLKGRGLKGREGAMDGDLYLHIKIEK, encoded by the coding sequence ATGGTCATTAGAGGCAATAAAGACTACTATAAGATTCTCGGAATTAATGAAAATGCTTCAGAAGTGGAGATAAAAAAGGCCTACAGAAGGCTTGCCATGGAATACCATCCTGATAGAAATCCAGGGGATAAGGGTGCCGAGGCAAGGTTCAAAGAGATTACAGAGGCCTACGGTGTTCTTATCGATAGGACAAAGAGAAGGGAGTATGACCAGTTTAAAAAATACGGATTCAGGGATCAACACGGTCAGAGAGGATTCAGATACTCCCAACAGGATATCTTTAGGGATATCTTTACTAATCCCTTTGCCAGCGAGATTTTCAGGGAATTAGGAAGAGAGTTCATGAAATCTGGTTTTCGGTTCGATGATAAATTTTTCAAAAGAACATTCTTCGGACCAAAAGGCTTTTTCTTTGGGGGGATATTTTTCGGCACCTTCAGCCCGTTTGGAAAAACATTTCAATATGGAGAGACGAAAAAATCTTTTGAAGAGATTTTCGAAGAGGCAAAAATCAAGCAAGGGGCGAGAAAAAGCCTCCTTAACACTCTATTTCAATCCCTATCAAATAAGCTCATCAGAACAAAGACCCTCTCCTCAAAAGATATCGCAAAGAAAGAGCTAAATATCAGCTATACCCTCTCCCTGACAGAAAATGAAGCAGAAGCGGGCTGCGAAAAGGTCATCTCATACACAAAAAAAGGAAAGAGGGAGAAGCTTTCTGTGAAGATACCACAAGGCACGAAAGAGGGAACAAAGCTTCGGCTCAAAGGTAGGGGCTTGAAAGGAAGAGAGGGAGCAATGGATGGCGACCTCTATCTTCATATCAAAATAGAAAAATAG
- a CDS encoding MBL fold metallo-hydrolase, whose translation MIENIIWLGHATFKIVNKKVIYIDPWKVKEKDSADIILVSHSHFDHLSIEDVEKVRGEGGIVVTTSDSASQLSGDVRTLAPGAKINIDDILIEGVPSYNIGKDFHPRNNNWLGFIITVNGKRIYYAGDTDATPEMKMLTNIDIALLPVGGTYTMTCKEAADAANAFKPKIAVPYHWGDIVGSKSDAEKFKELFEGETVIL comes from the coding sequence GTGATAGAAAATATTATATGGCTCGGACACGCCACCTTCAAGATTGTCAACAAAAAGGTCATCTACATTGACCCATGGAAGGTCAAGGAAAAAGACTCTGCGGATATAATCCTGGTCAGCCACTCCCACTTTGACCACCTCTCCATTGAGGATGTGGAAAAGGTAAGGGGGGAGGGGGGAATTGTTGTTACCACCTCTGACAGTGCCTCTCAATTATCTGGAGATGTCAGGACCCTAGCACCAGGTGCTAAGATAAACATTGATGATATCCTGATAGAGGGAGTTCCCTCTTATAATATTGGTAAAGACTTCCATCCCCGCAATAATAACTGGCTTGGGTTTATCATCACTGTCAATGGAAAGAGGATTTACTATGCAGGGGATACAGACGCTACGCCTGAGATGAAGATGTTAACAAATATCGATATCGCTCTCCTCCCTGTTGGCGGGACATACACCATGACCTGCAAGGAAGCAGCAGATGCTGCCAATGCCTTTAAGCCCAAGATAGCTGTCCCCTATCACTGGGGAGATATTGTGGGCTCAAAATCAGATGCTGAGAAATTCAAGGAGCTCTTTGAGGGGGAGACAGTAATCTTATAG